The following proteins come from a genomic window of Gimesia chilikensis:
- a CDS encoding DHA2 family efflux MFS transporter permease subunit, protein MTTTVPRIPVLTWKISAVTGAGAFMAMLDSTVANLAIESIRSDLQSTLTLVQWVATGYLCALAVSLPTVGWLGKRFGYGRTWAGSLIAFVLASAFCALSPGPVSLIIARVLQGLAGGIMVPAGQAIIGSTAGKKELGRIMGLLGLVIALGPAIGPAVGGVLLETTSWRWLFWINVPLGIITLLAARNLVPAGELNEGQRLDRWGFLLLSLGLPLLLYGSTETGVSGGTVLTVGAMLGGVVLSMAFTLHAFRAADPLIDLRLLRNKTFTTATLTTGLTGANMYGALLLLPLYFQIELDQSLTRTGLLLLVMGLASALVLPVGGTLTDRYSAGQVSLWGAVLLFCSSLPFLYSEILSPPILFIALAMRGAGIALAQMPAMTAAYTAVTAEQMGDAATLVNITQRIGGAVGAICIVIMLQHMGRQTDLSPHVWASGVLTAISLLVVITAFRLNQNFSNKAEVESNS, encoded by the coding sequence ATGACGACCACAGTTCCACGGATTCCTGTACTGACGTGGAAAATCTCCGCGGTGACTGGTGCCGGGGCCTTTATGGCGATGCTGGATTCTACAGTGGCGAATCTGGCAATCGAATCGATTCGGTCCGACCTGCAGTCAACACTGACTCTGGTGCAGTGGGTGGCGACCGGCTATCTGTGTGCCCTGGCAGTCTCACTGCCGACAGTAGGCTGGCTGGGCAAACGCTTCGGATATGGACGCACCTGGGCGGGGAGTCTGATTGCGTTTGTGCTCGCTTCTGCCTTTTGTGCGCTGTCTCCGGGACCGGTGAGCCTGATTATTGCGCGGGTACTGCAGGGCCTGGCGGGAGGCATTATGGTGCCTGCGGGGCAGGCGATCATTGGTTCGACGGCGGGAAAGAAAGAGCTGGGTCGAATTATGGGGCTTTTGGGACTGGTGATTGCGCTGGGGCCTGCCATCGGTCCCGCGGTGGGTGGTGTCTTGCTCGAAACGACTTCGTGGCGGTGGCTGTTCTGGATCAATGTACCACTGGGAATTATCACTCTGCTGGCAGCCCGTAATCTGGTGCCAGCTGGCGAATTGAATGAGGGACAGCGTCTGGACCGCTGGGGGTTTCTGTTGCTCAGTCTGGGACTGCCGCTTTTGCTGTATGGGAGTACCGAGACCGGCGTTTCCGGCGGTACGGTGTTAACCGTAGGAGCGATGCTGGGAGGTGTGGTGCTCTCAATGGCGTTTACGTTGCATGCCTTTCGCGCGGCGGATCCGTTGATCGACTTGCGTCTGCTGCGGAACAAGACGTTTACAACCGCCACGCTGACGACCGGATTGACCGGAGCGAATATGTACGGCGCGCTGCTTCTGCTGCCCTTGTATTTTCAGATTGAACTCGATCAGAGTCTGACGCGAACGGGACTGCTCCTGCTGGTAATGGGACTGGCCAGTGCGCTGGTACTGCCGGTGGGGGGGACCCTGACCGACCGCTACAGTGCCGGGCAGGTTTCCCTGTGGGGAGCGGTGCTTCTGTTCTGTTCGAGTCTGCCGTTTCTATATTCAGAGATACTGTCGCCACCGATTCTGTTTATCGCGCTGGCGATGCGGGGAGCCGGAATTGCACTGGCGCAGATGCCTGCGATGACAGCCGCTTATACGGCAGTGACAGCGGAACAGATGGGAGATGCGGCGACGCTGGTGAATATCACACAGCGGATCGGCGGGGCGGTAGGGGCGATCTGTATTGTGATTATGCTGCAACACATGGGACGGCAGACTGATTTGAGCCCCCATGTCTGGGCCAGCGGTGTGTTGACCGCGATTTCATTGCTGGTGGTGATCACGGCTTTCCGATTAAATCAGAATTTCTCCAATAAAGCCGAAGTCGAATCGAATAGCTAG